The following coding sequences are from one Paenibacillus stellifer window:
- a CDS encoding GntR family transcriptional regulator yields MPVPKNFASPIRLSAKERAFSQLQRWIIEGTLQPGEKLLDAELAESLAVSRTPIREALQLLEMQGLVTMQPGKETRVTTIQKDDILKMYPTLAALHALAAEQAAPNLTGSQIESLRALNASFEEAIRTGQPFQAMESDEAFHNFIVEAADNPYLASFNASLQVHIQRFKYVFLKEKMTASLTSAEEHAEIIAALEAHDAVKAAEAIRKNILRPMHELHGLL; encoded by the coding sequence TTGCCTGTACCGAAAAATTTTGCCTCTCCCATCCGCTTATCAGCCAAGGAGCGCGCCTTCTCTCAGCTCCAGCGCTGGATTATCGAAGGAACGCTGCAGCCGGGAGAGAAACTGCTTGATGCCGAGCTTGCGGAGTCCCTGGCTGTCAGCCGTACCCCGATCCGGGAAGCGCTGCAGCTTCTGGAAATGCAGGGGCTCGTCACGATGCAGCCCGGGAAAGAAACACGCGTCACCACCATCCAAAAAGACGATATCCTCAAGATGTATCCGACCCTTGCAGCCTTGCATGCGCTCGCAGCGGAACAGGCCGCTCCAAACCTGACAGGTAGTCAGATTGAGTCGCTGCGGGCACTCAACGCTTCCTTCGAGGAAGCCATTCGGACGGGCCAGCCTTTTCAGGCGATGGAATCGGACGAGGCCTTTCATAATTTCATTGTAGAAGCTGCCGACAATCCATATCTCGCGTCTTTCAACGCCTCGCTGCAGGTGCATATTCAGCGGTTCAAGTATGTCTTTCTCAAGGAAAAAATGACCGCTTCCCTGACTTCGGCGGAAGAGCATGCGGAGATTATCGCCGCCCTGGAGGCCCATGATGCCGTTAAAGCGGCGGAGGCGATCAGGAAGAACATTCTGCGTCCAATGCATGAACTGCACGGGCTGTTATAA
- the ilvD gene encoding dihydroxy-acid dehydratase — protein MPDNRDLRIRSKVISEGVNRAPNRALLRAVGFTDEDFKKPMVGIASTWSEVTPCNVHIDQLAVAAKKGAQANGGAPLIFNTITVSDGVAMGHEGMTFSLPSREAIADSIEIVTNAERFDSLVAIGGCDKNTPACLMAIGRMNIPAIYVYGGTIQPGQLEGEKIDVISAFEGVGQYHDGKITEEELHRIECHACPGAGSCGGMYTANTMATAAEALGISLPYSSSNAAISEGKAAECVEAGRMVIQLLEKGIYPKDILTKKAFENAITLVMALGGSTNAFLHLIAIAHSVQVELSYDDFERIRRTTPHIADLKPSGRYVMQDLNEIGGIPGVMKLLLEHDMLHGDCMTVTGKTLAENLASVPPLTEHQEIIRPLDRPIKPTGPLVVLKGNLAPDGAIAKMSGIRQTRFIGPARVYDSEEAATQAILNDEIRKGDVLVIRYCGPKGGPGMPEMLSVTALIVGKGLGEEVALITDGRFSGGSHGFVVGHAAPEAQMGGPIAFLHEGDLVTIDSETQEISFKVTGEELEKRSRDWVQPPLKASTGVLGKYARLVSSAAHGAVTDLFGQAADIRAK, from the coding sequence GTGCCGGATAACCGGGATTTAAGAATTCGAAGCAAGGTCATCAGCGAGGGAGTGAACCGTGCGCCGAATCGGGCGCTGCTGCGGGCGGTAGGATTTACAGATGAAGATTTCAAGAAGCCGATGGTCGGTATCGCCAGCACCTGGAGTGAAGTCACACCCTGCAATGTACATATCGACCAGTTGGCTGTGGCGGCGAAGAAAGGGGCGCAGGCGAACGGAGGCGCGCCCTTGATTTTTAATACCATTACAGTCTCGGATGGCGTTGCCATGGGTCATGAAGGCATGACCTTCTCGCTGCCAAGCCGCGAGGCGATTGCGGATTCCATTGAAATCGTGACGAATGCAGAACGGTTTGACAGTCTGGTTGCAATCGGCGGATGCGACAAGAACACCCCGGCCTGTCTGATGGCCATCGGGCGTATGAATATTCCTGCTATTTATGTCTATGGCGGGACCATTCAGCCCGGACAGCTGGAAGGCGAGAAGATTGATGTCATCAGCGCATTTGAGGGTGTTGGGCAGTATCACGATGGGAAGATTACGGAGGAAGAGCTTCATCGGATCGAGTGCCATGCATGTCCGGGGGCCGGCTCCTGCGGAGGCATGTATACAGCCAATACGATGGCTACGGCGGCCGAAGCACTGGGCATCAGCCTGCCATACTCCTCATCCAACGCTGCCATTTCAGAGGGCAAAGCGGCCGAATGCGTAGAAGCGGGCAGGATGGTTATCCAGCTTCTGGAGAAGGGGATTTATCCGAAGGATATTTTAACCAAGAAAGCCTTTGAAAATGCGATTACTCTCGTTATGGCTCTTGGCGGCTCGACCAATGCGTTCCTGCATTTGATCGCCATCGCCCATTCGGTTCAGGTGGAGTTGAGCTATGATGATTTCGAACGAATCCGCCGGACGACCCCGCATATTGCCGATCTTAAGCCAAGCGGCAGGTATGTCATGCAGGATTTGAATGAAATTGGCGGTATTCCCGGCGTGATGAAGCTTCTGCTGGAGCATGATATGCTTCATGGAGATTGTATGACGGTTACGGGAAAGACGCTGGCGGAAAATTTGGCGTCCGTGCCTCCGCTTACCGAACATCAGGAAATCATTCGTCCGCTCGACCGTCCAATTAAGCCGACTGGGCCGCTGGTTGTGCTTAAGGGGAATTTGGCGCCGGATGGAGCCATCGCCAAGATGTCCGGCATCCGCCAGACCCGTTTTATCGGCCCTGCCCGGGTCTATGACAGTGAAGAAGCGGCAACCCAAGCGATCCTGAACGATGAAATCCGCAAAGGCGATGTGCTGGTGATCCGGTATTGCGGTCCAAAGGGAGGCCCTGGTATGCCTGAAATGCTGTCTGTGACAGCCTTGATTGTCGGCAAGGGACTCGGTGAAGAGGTGGCGCTTATTACCGACGGCCGTTTCTCCGGCGGCTCGCACGGTTTCGTAGTCGGCCATGCCGCTCCTGAAGCGCAGATGGGAGGGCCGATCGCGTTTCTTCATGAGGGCGATCTCGTCACGATCGACAGCGAGACGCAGGAGATTTCTTTTAAGGTTACCGGGGAAGAACTGGAGAAGCGCTCCAGGGACTGGGTGCAGCCGCCCCTAAAGGCCAGCACGGGGGTTCTGGGCAAGTACGCCCGGCTCGTGTCATCGGCGGCCCATGGAGCGGTAACCGATCTGTTCGGGCAGGCTGCGGATATTAGAGCTAAATGA
- a CDS encoding superoxide dismutase: MAFELPSLPYPKDALEPHIDALTMEIHHDRHHNTYVTNLNAALEKAPELQGKSLEDLISNLDAVPEAIRTAVRNNGGGHANHSLFWETIGPNAGGAPTGALAAAIDSELGGFEKFKEDFAAAATTRFGSGWAWLSVKDGKLAVTSTPNQDSPLSEGATPLLGLDVWEHAYYLKYQNKRPDYIKAFWNVVNWDAVGKRYEAAK; the protein is encoded by the coding sequence ATGGCTTTTGAATTACCATCACTGCCTTACCCAAAAGACGCACTTGAACCGCACATCGACGCTTTGACGATGGAAATTCATCATGACAGACATCACAACACATACGTGACCAATCTTAACGCCGCGCTGGAAAAGGCACCCGAACTGCAAGGCAAAAGCCTCGAGGACCTGATCTCCAATCTGGACGCTGTGCCGGAAGCCATCCGTACCGCCGTACGCAACAATGGCGGTGGACATGCCAACCACTCCCTGTTCTGGGAGACCATCGGACCGAACGCCGGCGGCGCACCGACTGGCGCACTGGCTGCAGCCATCGACAGCGAGCTGGGCGGTTTCGAGAAATTCAAGGAAGACTTCGCCGCTGCAGCTACCACCCGTTTCGGAAGCGGCTGGGCTTGGCTTAGCGTGAAGGACGGCAAGCTGGCTGTTACAAGCACCCCTAACCAGGACAGCCCTCTTTCGGAAGGCGCGACTCCGCTGCTCGGCCTCGATGTATGGGAGCATGCCTACTACCTGAAATACCAGAACAAACGTCCGGACTACATCAAAGCGTTCTGGAATGTCGTGAACTGGGATGCTGTCGGCAAGCGCTACGAAGCGGCCAAGTAA
- a CDS encoding GNAT family N-acetyltransferase, whose product MHVRSFQLSDVSQVTELLQAALSEECFENTMEPFSRQLSWDSDLIVVAEEEGEIVGTLIGTIEKNYGCYFRIAIHPDHRRRGIGRGLVSAMESRFQARKVHGIYVVGDEHNAAALPLYEAMGYGENQIFKSVRKLSIVEA is encoded by the coding sequence ATGCACGTTCGTTCCTTTCAATTAAGCGATGTTAGTCAAGTAACTGAGCTGCTGCAGGCCGCCTTGTCCGAAGAGTGTTTCGAGAATACCATGGAGCCTTTTTCCAGACAACTGTCCTGGGATTCCGATCTCATTGTCGTTGCTGAAGAAGAAGGCGAAATTGTCGGAACGCTGATTGGAACTATTGAGAAAAATTATGGCTGTTACTTCCGTATTGCGATCCATCCTGATCATCGCCGCAGAGGAATCGGTAGAGGACTGGTATCGGCTATGGAGAGCAGATTTCAAGCCCGCAAAGTCCACGGCATTTATGTCGTTGGCGACGAACACAACGCGGCTGCTCTTCCATTGTACGAGGCTATGGGATATGGAGAGAATCAGATCTTCAAATCGGTGCGCAAACTGAGCATCGTAGAAGCCTAG
- the lepB gene encoding signal peptidase I has translation MGEEYTSFRKRSDRATRLQRHQASPGRKFSSGLKEWVIMVVSVFAVMSLLNLFVFNISMVKGHSMQPTLYEGERLFINKIALAFERPKRGDVIVLHDPSSGPSRKEYLVKRVVAIPGDVVEVRDHKLYINGKPGEEPYVDTVIEDEDFAPVTVGKDQFFVMGDNRHAGASKDSRYFGAVPLDLIVGRVSFIWWPLSKIHAL, from the coding sequence CTGGGTGAGGAATACACATCCTTCCGCAAGCGCAGCGACCGGGCGACAAGACTTCAGAGGCACCAAGCCTCGCCGGGCAGAAAGTTTAGTTCAGGGCTTAAGGAATGGGTGATTATGGTCGTGTCGGTCTTCGCCGTCATGTCGCTGCTCAATCTGTTCGTCTTCAATATTTCCATGGTCAAAGGACATTCCATGCAGCCGACGCTGTACGAAGGCGAGCGGCTGTTCATCAATAAAATCGCTCTGGCCTTCGAAAGGCCGAAGAGGGGCGATGTGATCGTGCTTCACGATCCCAGCTCAGGGCCAAGCCGCAAGGAGTACCTCGTCAAACGGGTTGTGGCCATTCCCGGCGATGTGGTGGAGGTGCGGGATCACAAGCTGTATATTAACGGAAAGCCGGGTGAGGAGCCGTACGTCGATACGGTGATCGAGGATGAGGATTTTGCCCCGGTGACGGTAGGCAAGGATCAATTCTTTGTCATGGGCGACAACCGTCATGCCGGAGCGAGCAAGGACAGCCGCTATTTCGGCGCCGTTCCGCTGGATCTGATCGTCGGGCGGGTATCATTCATTTGGTGGCCTTTATCCAAAATACACGCGCTATAA
- a CDS encoding YneF family protein, translating to MNIALPIITLVVGLIGGFFIGVFYLRKQMTRMQNDPEMLQKVAKQMGYNLNGKQMQRAQQMMKNQNFSGRGPAAGGKGSKRKS from the coding sequence ATGAATATCGCACTTCCTATTATTACACTGGTTGTCGGCCTGATCGGCGGCTTCTTCATCGGTGTATTTTATTTACGGAAGCAAATGACGCGCATGCAGAACGATCCGGAGATGCTGCAGAAGGTTGCCAAGCAGATGGGATATAACTTGAACGGGAAACAGATGCAGCGTGCGCAGCAAATGATGAAGAATCAGAACTTTAGCGGCCGTGGTCCTGCCGCAGGCGGTAAAGGCTCGAAAAGAAAGAGCTAG
- the folE gene encoding GTP cyclohydrolase I FolE, whose product MGGVKDYVNGSVTANREKIEYHVQKILELIGEDTEREGLLETPARVTRMYEEIFGGYSIDPRDALGVTFDESHEELVIVKDIVYYSQCEHHMAPFFGKVHIGYVPSGRIAGLSKLARLVEAVSRRLQVQERITTQIADIMEEVLHPHGVMVVVEGEHLCMCARGVKKPGSKTVTTGVRGCFREDPAARAEFLSLIKE is encoded by the coding sequence ATGGGCGGCGTCAAGGATTATGTGAACGGCAGTGTAACGGCAAACCGTGAGAAGATCGAGTACCATGTCCAGAAGATATTGGAGCTGATCGGGGAAGACACGGAACGGGAAGGACTGCTCGAAACCCCCGCACGGGTAACACGGATGTATGAGGAGATATTTGGAGGCTACTCCATCGATCCCAGAGATGCGCTCGGCGTAACCTTTGACGAATCGCATGAGGAGCTTGTCATCGTCAAAGATATTGTCTATTACAGCCAGTGCGAGCATCATATGGCGCCCTTCTTTGGCAAGGTGCATATCGGATATGTGCCGAGCGGGCGCATTGCGGGACTGAGCAAGCTTGCCCGGCTGGTGGAGGCCGTTTCCCGCCGCCTGCAGGTTCAGGAGCGGATCACTACGCAGATCGCCGACATTATGGAGGAAGTGCTTCATCCGCACGGCGTTATGGTAGTGGTCGAGGGAGAGCATTTGTGCATGTGCGCCCGCGGCGTCAAGAAGCCGGGGAGCAAGACGGTTACGACGGGTGTACGCGGATGCTTCCGCGAAGACCCGGCAGCCCGCGCCGAATTCCTGTCGTTAATCAAGGAATAA
- a CDS encoding superoxide dismutase: MGYEFSLPPAVSVLEDIAFWKKQEQYNTALIKLAVPGLQEPYVKLLGDWETVFGATEGAARQLLESGAPAAAPGSPEYSEAEALALAAAGQSREWIRQLHSLREAFGSSRDEAAEICFTRSVRESEYLLCILNGTRPAGASTGLTRNDSGNASPAGDAAGDTSAAESSGARDKTYVPIGEHKLPPLPYPYNALEPYIDEKTMRIHHDKHHQSYVDGLNKAEKKLAEARKSGNFDLVKHWERELAFNGAGHYLHTIFWDEMSPQGGGRPTGALLAALDRDFGSYDAFKKQFSAAAEKVEGGGWAILVWSPRSRRLEILTAEKHQNLSQWDVVPLLALDVWEHAYYLKHQNNRAAYIEDWWKVVNWPYVSERYNAASKLAWKPY; the protein is encoded by the coding sequence ATGGGGTATGAGTTTAGCTTGCCGCCTGCGGTGAGCGTGCTCGAGGATATTGCATTCTGGAAAAAACAAGAGCAATACAACACGGCGCTGATCAAGCTTGCCGTTCCCGGCCTGCAGGAGCCCTACGTGAAGCTCCTTGGCGACTGGGAGACCGTCTTCGGTGCTACGGAGGGCGCCGCCCGCCAACTGCTTGAATCTGGCGCTCCGGCCGCCGCTCCCGGGAGTCCCGAATACAGTGAAGCCGAGGCTCTTGCCCTGGCCGCCGCCGGGCAGTCGCGCGAGTGGATTCGGCAGCTGCACTCTCTTCGGGAAGCATTCGGCAGCTCTCGGGATGAGGCTGCGGAGATCTGCTTCACCCGTTCCGTCCGCGAGTCCGAATATTTGCTGTGCATTCTGAACGGCACAAGGCCCGCGGGCGCGTCTACCGGGCTGACCCGCAACGATTCGGGGAATGCATCTCCTGCCGGTGACGCTGCGGGCGACACATCTGCGGCGGAGTCTTCCGGCGCGAGAGACAAAACTTACGTGCCGATCGGGGAGCATAAGCTGCCGCCTCTGCCCTATCCCTACAATGCGCTGGAGCCTTACATTGACGAGAAGACGATGCGGATTCATCACGACAAGCATCACCAGAGCTATGTGGACGGTCTGAACAAGGCGGAGAAGAAGCTGGCCGAAGCCCGGAAGAGCGGGAACTTCGATCTCGTCAAGCATTGGGAGCGGGAGCTTGCTTTTAACGGTGCGGGGCATTATCTGCACACGATCTTCTGGGATGAAATGTCCCCTCAGGGCGGAGGGCGCCCGACAGGAGCCCTGCTTGCCGCGCTCGACCGGGATTTCGGGAGCTACGACGCCTTCAAGAAGCAGTTTAGCGCCGCTGCTGAGAAGGTTGAGGGCGGAGGATGGGCCATTCTCGTCTGGAGCCCGCGAAGCCGGAGACTGGAGATTCTCACTGCCGAGAAGCATCAGAATCTGTCGCAATGGGATGTCGTACCCCTGCTCGCGCTGGACGTATGGGAGCATGCCTACTATTTGAAGCACCAGAACAATCGCGCCGCCTACATCGAAGATTGGTGGAAGGTCGTCAATTGGCCGTATGTATCGGAGCGGTATAATGCCGCGAGCAAGCTCGCCTGGAAGCCTTATTAA
- a CDS encoding alpha/beta hydrolase gives MDLTHQRAGRTVSPTPLGRRTDQPPQLSLRIIRFKHIIVALLLSVFFFLGFCFVSLHGYITWVLSNPSVAPLYSNPKLAKGLDYEDITFQSSDGSRRIQGWYIPGNHSTKTIVFSHGYGANREESWIPMYDLAHYAHRLNFNVIMFDYGFAAQTNKDVATGGKKESRELLGAVELAKQRGATEIVVWGFSMGAGTALQTGLLTKDVDAMILDSTFLLEPDTLYHNIRQNIDLPRHPSLEIMELLFPVLNGTALNQIPYNKVKAEDYPFPILFIHGTEDDKAPYEIAEKLAANQTNPYSDSWIVKDSHHELIFREHSREYLRRVSAFLSNVPLAQAAKAEQQQK, from the coding sequence ATGGACCTCACACACCAACGCGCAGGCAGAACGGTCTCCCCGACCCCGCTGGGCCGCCGGACCGACCAGCCGCCACAGCTCTCGCTGCGGATTATCCGTTTCAAGCATATTATCGTAGCACTACTGTTATCCGTGTTCTTTTTCCTGGGCTTCTGTTTCGTTTCGCTGCACGGCTATATTACCTGGGTGCTGTCCAATCCGAGCGTCGCGCCGCTGTATTCCAATCCGAAGCTCGCCAAAGGCCTGGATTATGAGGATATCACGTTTCAATCCAGCGACGGCAGCCGGCGCATTCAGGGCTGGTATATTCCCGGCAACCACTCGACCAAGACGATTGTGTTCAGCCACGGCTACGGCGCCAACCGCGAAGAATCGTGGATTCCGATGTACGATCTTGCCCACTACGCGCACCGGCTGAATTTCAATGTGATCATGTTCGACTACGGGTTCGCCGCGCAGACGAATAAAGATGTCGCCACCGGCGGCAAAAAGGAATCCCGCGAGCTTCTCGGCGCTGTCGAGCTTGCGAAGCAGCGCGGAGCAACGGAGATCGTCGTCTGGGGCTTCTCGATGGGTGCGGGAACCGCCCTCCAGACGGGACTCTTAACCAAGGACGTCGACGCCATGATTCTGGACAGCACCTTCCTGCTGGAGCCCGATACGCTCTACCATAATATCCGGCAGAATATCGATCTCCCCCGGCATCCGTCCCTCGAGATCATGGAGCTGCTCTTCCCTGTTCTGAACGGTACGGCGCTGAATCAGATTCCGTATAATAAGGTGAAGGCTGAGGACTATCCCTTCCCGATTCTGTTCATTCACGGAACCGAGGATGACAAGGCCCCTTACGAAATTGCCGAGAAGCTGGCAGCGAACCAGACGAATCCGTACTCCGATTCCTGGATCGTCAAGGACTCTCACCATGAGCTGATCTTCCGGGAACACTCCCGTGAGTATCTCCGCCGGGTTTCGGCCTTCTTAAGCAATGTGCCGCTGGCCCAAGCCGCAAAGGCCGAGCAGCAGCAGAAATGA
- a CDS encoding IclR family transcriptional regulator gives MEDDRKLTVRAVERALDILLCFTQGSDLSLTEISSAIGLHKSTVHRLLTTLEDKGFLSRDAGTEKYRLGIRVWELSTHLPVSENPGTLLLPAMERLRDRLGETVSLYLRDGLERVRIQAVQSNQAIRRVAQIGARLPLTVGASSKVLAAYAPAEVQQELLESEDWPSSVDRQRYAEQLKEVLRSGYATSFEEREPGAAAVAVPVFGRSGELAAALSLSGPVSRLSIETLADYAAELREAAVEMGFMVP, from the coding sequence GTGGAGGACGATCGCAAACTAACGGTGCGCGCTGTGGAGCGCGCCCTTGATATTTTACTCTGCTTCACACAGGGAAGCGACCTCAGTCTTACGGAAATTTCGTCAGCGATCGGGCTGCACAAGAGCACGGTGCACCGGCTGCTGACGACGCTGGAGGATAAGGGCTTCCTCAGCCGCGACGCCGGAACGGAGAAGTACCGGCTCGGCATCCGCGTCTGGGAGCTGTCGACCCATCTGCCGGTGTCGGAGAATCCCGGCACGCTGCTGCTCCCGGCTATGGAGCGCCTGCGGGACCGGCTTGGCGAGACGGTCAGCCTGTACCTCAGGGACGGGCTGGAGCGCGTCCGCATCCAGGCCGTGCAGAGCAACCAGGCGATCCGGCGCGTCGCCCAGATCGGCGCCAGGCTCCCGCTGACGGTGGGAGCCTCGAGCAAGGTGCTGGCCGCCTATGCGCCAGCGGAGGTGCAGCAAGAGCTGCTGGAGTCGGAAGACTGGCCGTCTTCCGTCGACCGCCAGCGCTATGCGGAGCAACTGAAAGAAGTGCTCCGATCCGGGTACGCGACGAGCTTCGAGGAGCGCGAGCCGGGCGCGGCCGCGGTCGCCGTGCCGGTCTTCGGGCGCAGCGGCGAGCTGGCGGCCGCGCTCTCGCTGTCCGGGCCTGTCAGCCGGCTGTCGATAGAGACGCTGGCGGACTACGCCGCCGAATTGCGGGAAGCGGCGGTTGAAATGGGGTTTATGGTTCCATAA
- the acnA gene encoding aconitate hydratase AcnA, with amino-acid sequence MPSKDYFNLGRTFESGGKTYRYFDLQALEQQGLGNISSLPFSIKVLLEAAVRQFDGRAITEEHVKQIAGWAGDIDRGKEIPFIPARIVLQDFTGVPVVVDLAAMRDTVKKAGGDPKKINPLVPVDLVIDHSVMVDAFGTSDALEYNMNVEFERNEERYRFLRWAQTAFNNFRAVPPATGIVHQVNLEYLASVAATKTVDGETVVYPDSLVGTDSHTTMINGLGVVGWGVGGIEAEAGMLGQPLYFVTPDVIGFKLTGSLMEGATATDLALTVTQMLRKKGVVGKFVEFYGPGLANISLADRATVANMAPEYGATIGFFPVDDETLFYLRNTGRPDELVELVENYYKAQGLFRTSDTPDPVFTDTIELDLASVVPSLAGPKRPQDRIELSQMKENFEGIIRTPVAQGGYGLSDEKIAQKVQVAHKNGTTSELTTGAVVIAAITSCTNTSNPSVMLGAGLLAKKAVERGLTKPGYVKSSLTPGSLVVTEYLVKAGLLEPLEELGFYVAGYGCATCIGNSGPLPDEVAQAVAENDMTVAAVISGNRNFEGRVHAQVKANYLASPPLVVAYALAGTVNIDLQNDPIGYDPQGEPVYLKDIWPTSAEIREAIQGSVSPEMFRRKYENVFTANERWNSIPVPEGELYEWDGESTYIQNPPFFENLADGLADIADINQARVLALLGDSVTTDHISPAGNISTSSPAGLYLSEHGVARKDFNSYGSRRGNHEVMMRGTFANIRIRNAVAPGTEGGVTTFLPGDEVLSIYDASMRYQAAGQNLIVIAGKEYGTGSSRDWAAKGTFLLGAKAVIAESFERIHRSNLVGMGVLPLQFQEGSSWGSLGLTGREVFTISGLSNDVQPGQELTVTATREDGTQFDFPVTARLDSMVDIDYYRNGGILQTVLRQMLAEASPETAPAE; translated from the coding sequence ATGCCAAGCAAGGATTACTTTAATCTGGGCCGCACTTTCGAGTCGGGCGGCAAGACTTACCGCTACTTCGATCTTCAAGCATTGGAGCAGCAAGGACTCGGCAACATTTCCTCCCTCCCTTTCTCCATTAAAGTGCTGCTTGAGGCTGCTGTCCGCCAGTTTGACGGCAGAGCGATCACGGAAGAGCATGTGAAGCAGATTGCAGGCTGGGCGGGCGATATCGACCGCGGCAAGGAAATTCCCTTCATCCCGGCACGCATCGTGCTTCAGGACTTCACCGGCGTGCCGGTTGTCGTGGACCTGGCCGCTATGCGCGACACCGTGAAGAAAGCAGGCGGCGATCCCAAGAAGATCAATCCGCTCGTGCCGGTCGATCTCGTCATCGACCACTCCGTTATGGTTGATGCTTTCGGCACAAGCGACGCGCTGGAATACAATATGAACGTTGAATTCGAACGCAACGAAGAACGCTACCGCTTCCTCCGGTGGGCGCAGACGGCGTTCAACAACTTCCGCGCCGTTCCGCCGGCGACGGGGATCGTGCACCAGGTCAACCTGGAATACCTGGCTTCCGTTGCCGCGACCAAGACTGTTGACGGCGAGACTGTTGTCTATCCGGACTCGCTCGTTGGCACGGACTCCCACACGACGATGATCAACGGCCTTGGCGTTGTCGGCTGGGGCGTCGGCGGCATCGAGGCCGAAGCCGGCATGCTCGGACAGCCGCTCTACTTCGTAACGCCTGACGTTATCGGCTTCAAGCTGACAGGCAGCCTCATGGAAGGCGCGACGGCAACCGACCTTGCGCTGACTGTTACCCAGATGCTCCGCAAGAAGGGCGTTGTCGGCAAATTCGTCGAATTCTACGGCCCGGGACTTGCGAACATCAGCCTGGCCGACCGCGCGACGGTTGCCAACATGGCGCCGGAGTACGGCGCGACGATCGGCTTCTTCCCGGTCGACGACGAAACGCTGTTCTACCTGCGCAATACGGGACGTCCCGACGAGCTGGTAGAGCTTGTCGAGAACTATTACAAAGCGCAAGGATTGTTCCGCACCTCGGATACGCCGGACCCGGTGTTCACCGATACGATCGAGCTGGATCTGGCTTCGGTCGTGCCGTCCCTTGCCGGACCGAAGCGTCCGCAGGACCGGATCGAGCTCTCCCAGATGAAGGAGAACTTCGAAGGCATCATTCGCACACCTGTTGCCCAGGGCGGATACGGCCTCAGCGACGAGAAGATTGCCCAGAAGGTGCAGGTTGCCCACAAGAACGGAACAACCAGCGAGCTGACTACCGGCGCAGTCGTCATTGCGGCCATTACGAGCTGTACGAACACGTCCAATCCGAGCGTTATGCTAGGCGCAGGCCTGCTGGCGAAGAAGGCTGTGGAACGTGGCCTGACCAAGCCGGGCTATGTGAAGAGCTCGCTGACCCCGGGTTCGCTCGTCGTGACCGAATACCTGGTCAAGGCAGGGCTGCTGGAGCCGCTGGAAGAGCTCGGCTTCTACGTGGCCGGCTACGGCTGCGCCACCTGCATCGGCAACTCCGGCCCGCTGCCGGATGAGGTTGCCCAGGCGGTCGCCGAGAATGACATGACCGTCGCCGCAGTCATCTCCGGCAACCGGAACTTCGAGGGACGCGTGCATGCGCAGGTCAAGGCGAACTATCTCGCTTCTCCGCCGCTCGTTGTCGCTTATGCGCTCGCGGGCACGGTCAACATCGACCTGCAGAACGATCCGATCGGCTACGATCCGCAGGGAGAGCCGGTCTACCTGAAGGACATCTGGCCGACCAGCGCCGAGATTCGCGAAGCGATTCAAGGATCTGTCAGCCCGGAAATGTTCCGCCGCAAATACGAGAACGTCTTTACAGCCAACGAGCGCTGGAACTCCATCCCTGTGCCTGAAGGCGAGCTGTACGAGTGGGACGGAGAATCCACCTACATCCAGAATCCGCCGTTCTTCGAGAATTTGGCGGACGGCCTTGCCGATATCGCTGACATCAACCAGGCGCGCGTGCTTGCCCTGCTGGGCGATTCCGTCACGACCGACCATATTTCGCCTGCCGGCAACATTTCCACTTCGAGTCCTGCGGGGCTGTACCTCAGCGAGCATGGCGTTGCCCGCAAGGATTTCAACTCCTACGGCTCCCGCCGCGGCAACCATGAGGTCATGATGCGCGGAACGTTCGCGAACATCCGCATCCGCAACGCCGTCGCTCCGGGGACGGAAGGCGGAGTGACCACCTTCCTGCCGGGCGATGAAGTGCTGTCGATCTACGACGCCTCCATGCGCTACCAGGCGGCCGGCCAGAACCTGATCGTCATCGCCGGCAAGGAATACGGCACTGGCAGCTCGCGCGACTGGGCGGCCAAGGGCACTTTCCTGCTGGGCGCCAAGGCCGTCATTGCCGAGAGCTTCGAGCGGATTCACCGCAGCAACCTTGTCGGCATGGGCGTGCTGCCGCTTCAGTTCCAGGAAGGCTCCAGCTGGGGCAGCCTCGGGCTGACCGGCCGCGAAGTCTTCACGATCAGCGGCCTGAGCAACGATGTGCAGCCAGGCCAGGAGCTGACCGTCACCGCTACCCGCGAAGACGGCACCCAGTTCGACTTCCCGGTTACCGCGCGGCTCGACAGCATGGTCGATATCGACTACTACCGCAACGGCGGCATCCTGCAGACAGTGCTGCGCCAGATGCTGGCGGAAGCCTCTCCTGAGACTGCGCCGGCTGAGTAA